A stretch of Acipenser ruthenus chromosome 1, fAciRut3.2 maternal haplotype, whole genome shotgun sequence DNA encodes these proteins:
- the LOC117420762 gene encoding dynactin subunit 6, with amino-acid sequence MADLNAKQIQKSVKIAPGAVVCVESEIRGDVTIGPRTVVHPKARILAEAGPIVIGEGNLIEEQALLINCFPENIIPDKKDVEPKTMTIGINNVFEVGCISQAMKIGDNNVVESKAEVGRNVILTSGCIIGACCQVNTCEVIPENTVIYGSGCMRRVQTERPQPQTLQLDFLMKILPNYHHLKKTLKGNSTPAKN; translated from the exons ATGGCGGACttgaatgcaaaacaaatacagaaaag tGTCAAGATTGCACCCGGAGCTGTTGTTTGTGTGGAAAGCGAAATTAGAGGAGATGTAACCATTG GACCAAGAACAGTGGTTCACCCAAAAGCACGCATATTAGCAGAAGCAGGGCCGATAGTTATTGGAGAAGGAAATCTGATTGAAGAGCAAGCCCTCCTTATAAACTG CTTTCCTGAAAATATCATACCTGATAAGAAAGATGTGGAACCAAAGACGATGACAATTGGAATAAACAATGTTTTTGAAGTTGGATGCA TATCACAGGCTATGAAAATTGGAGATAACAACGTAGTTGAGTCCAAAG CCGAAGTAGGAAGGAATGTAATTCTGACAAGTGGTTGCATCATTGGAGCCTGCTGCCAGGTTAATACATGTGAAGTCATCCCAGAGAATACAGTAATCTATGGTTCAGGGTGCATGCGCAGAGTGCAGACAGAAAGGCCACAG CCCCAGACTCTTCAGTTAGATTTCCTCATGAAGATTCTTCCCAATTACCATCACCTGAAGAAGACTTTAAAAGGAAACTCAACTCCTGCAAAAAACTGA